The following are encoded together in the Tatumella ptyseos genome:
- a CDS encoding GMC family oxidoreductase: MANEQKKVDAVIVGFGWAGAIMAKELTEAGLNVVALERGPHRDTYPDGAYPQSIDELTYNVRKKLFQDLSKSTVTIRHNPSQTAVPYRQLAAFLPGTGTGGAGLHWSGVHFRVDPAELRLRSHYEERYGKNFIPEGMTIQDFGVTYDELEPFFDQSEKVFGTSGTAWSIKGNVVGKDKGGNPFAGDRSQDFPLPAQKRTYSAQLFYKAAEAVGYHPYDMPSANTSGPYTNTYGAQMGPCNFCGYCSGYACYMYSKASPNVNILPALRQEPKFELRNDSYVLKVNLTDDKKRATGVTYVDAQGREQIQPADLVILSAFQFHNVHLMLLSGIGKPYNPITNEGVVGRNFAYQNMSTLKALFDKNTTTNPFIGAGGAGVAIDDFNADNFDHGPHGFVGGSPFWVNQAGVKPISGLPVPAGTPAWGSEWKAAVADTYTHHVSMDAHGAHQSYRNNYLDLDPNYKDIHGQPLLRMTFDWQENDIKMAQFMVSKMHKIAEAMNPKAILGAAKKEGAHFDTTSYQTTHMNGGAIMGENPSTSAINRYLQSWDVHNVFVPGASAFPQGLGYNPTGLVAALTYWSAKTIREVYLKNPGPLVQA, from the coding sequence ATGGCTAATGAACAGAAAAAAGTAGATGCGGTAATCGTCGGCTTCGGTTGGGCGGGAGCGATTATGGCTAAAGAATTAACCGAAGCGGGCCTAAACGTGGTCGCACTGGAGCGTGGTCCACATCGTGATACCTATCCCGATGGCGCTTACCCACAATCGATAGACGAATTGACTTATAACGTTCGTAAAAAACTTTTCCAAGACCTATCGAAAAGCACCGTCACTATTCGTCACAATCCTTCGCAAACTGCTGTGCCTTATCGTCAGCTAGCCGCGTTCTTACCCGGTACGGGAACGGGTGGCGCAGGATTGCACTGGTCGGGCGTTCATTTTCGGGTCGATCCAGCGGAATTACGCCTGCGTAGCCATTACGAAGAACGCTATGGTAAAAACTTTATCCCTGAAGGGATGACGATCCAAGATTTTGGTGTGACTTACGACGAACTAGAACCCTTCTTTGATCAATCAGAAAAAGTATTTGGCACTTCAGGTACCGCTTGGTCGATTAAAGGTAACGTTGTGGGGAAAGATAAAGGGGGCAACCCTTTTGCGGGGGATCGCTCGCAAGATTTCCCATTGCCCGCCCAGAAAAGAACTTATTCGGCACAGCTATTTTATAAAGCTGCCGAAGCGGTTGGTTATCATCCGTATGACATGCCTTCAGCAAACACTTCTGGGCCTTACACCAATACTTACGGTGCGCAAATGGGACCTTGTAACTTCTGCGGTTATTGCAGTGGTTATGCCTGTTACATGTACTCTAAAGCTTCGCCTAACGTCAATATTTTACCTGCGCTTCGCCAAGAGCCTAAATTTGAGCTGCGTAACGACTCCTATGTCCTGAAAGTTAACCTGACCGACGATAAAAAGCGCGCAACAGGTGTCACTTATGTCGATGCACAAGGTCGTGAACAGATCCAACCTGCTGATTTAGTGATTCTTTCTGCATTCCAATTCCACAACGTTCACTTGATGTTATTGTCCGGTATTGGTAAGCCCTACAACCCGATCACTAATGAAGGGGTGGTTGGTCGTAACTTTGCTTATCAAAACATGTCGACCCTTAAAGCCTTGTTCGATAAGAACACAACGACCAATCCGTTCATCGGAGCTGGTGGTGCAGGGGTCGCTATTGATGACTTCAATGCTGATAACTTCGACCATGGGCCGCACGGCTTTGTTGGTGGATCGCCTTTCTGGGTAAACCAAGCTGGCGTGAAACCGATTTCTGGGCTTCCCGTGCCAGCGGGTACACCAGCATGGGGAAGCGAGTGGAAAGCCGCTGTCGCGGATACTTACACTCACCATGTCTCAATGGATGCCCATGGAGCCCACCAGTCATACCGCAATAACTATTTAGACCTCGACCCTAACTACAAAGATATCCATGGGCAGCCGCTGCTTCGCATGACATTTGATTGGCAAGAGAACGATATCAAAATGGCCCAGTTTATGGTGTCAAAGATGCATAAAATTGCCGAAGCCATGAACCCGAAAGCGATCTTAGGGGCAGCGAAAAAAGAGGGTGCGCATTTCGATACCACCTCCTATCAGACAACCCATATGAATGGTGGCGCTATCATGGGTGAAAATCCCTCGACCAGTGCCATTAACCGTTACCTGCAAAGCTGGGACGTGCATAACGTCTTCGTCCCGGGCGCCTCAGCGTTCCCACAAGGACTTGGTTATAACCCAACTGGATTGGTTGCCGCCCTGACCTATTGGTCCGCGAAAACCATTCGTGAGGTCTATCTCAAGAACCCAGGCCCACTGGTTCAGGCATAA